One Chitinophagaceae bacterium C216 genomic window carries:
- the ybeY gene encoding Endoribonuclease YbeY, producing the protein MCFVYEFWNMSLKNFSIRFYFQKPITLKERRRLKDFLIQQLRKVGKTGAEINYVFCSDEELLSINQTHLNHDYYTDIITFDLSEKNSPNLVSDIYISTDRVKDNAKAFNVPQNTELLRVIFHGVLHLIGYKDKTLEDQAQMRSMEEQWLKTYLS; encoded by the coding sequence TTGTGTTTTGTTTACGAATTTTGGAACATGTCGTTAAAAAATTTTTCTATTCGATTTTACTTTCAGAAGCCTATTACTTTAAAAGAAAGAAGGCGACTAAAAGATTTTTTGATACAGCAATTACGCAAGGTTGGAAAAACCGGAGCTGAAATAAATTATGTGTTTTGCTCAGATGAAGAACTTCTTTCCATAAATCAAACACATCTAAATCACGATTACTATACTGATATTATAACGTTCGATCTTTCAGAAAAAAATTCTCCAAATCTGGTATCTGATATTTATATCAGCACAGACAGGGTAAAAGACAATGCGAAAGCTTTTAATGTGCCGCAAAACACAGAGTTATTGCGTGTAATTTTTCATGGCGTGTTACATCTCATAGGTTATAAGGATAAAACCTTAGAAGATCAAGCTCAAATGAGATCGATGGAGGAACAATGGTTAAAAACCTACCTTTCTTAA